From Streptomyces sp. NBC_00775, one genomic window encodes:
- a CDS encoding ATP-binding SpoIIE family protein phosphatase yields the protein MNFTRWSARLPGTQRRAAARTEHTVSPDRRGEGSVPAARAEQLTDDTPPALAVDELPVREVLDRVPALVALVHGPEHRLAYVNDAYTAAFGVRPVGEPAHEALPELDELGLLPLLDQVLRSAKPRTVKSRKVKSGRSYTFTCTPVDTSPEGQGGGVLIFATDVTDHAEAAERLRASERRQRETAVTLQRSLLPQELEEPDDLRIAATYQPGGTEAAVGGDWYDVITLGGGRTALVIGDVMGRGVRAAAVMGQLRTAVRAYARLDLPPHEVLQLLDGLATEIDANQIATCVYAVHDPNEGRLVYASAGHLPILVRDESGTVHRADEPTGPPLGTGGWLHASGSVPLGPGSTAVLYTDGLVERRDEDLDEGIASLERALAGATGTPQVVCDRLVRSAGVTADHDDDVAVLVLQHPARTGPDSELFRNAALELLGGVEAAPRARAFASGVLTSWRFPAELHDLGVLAASELVANSLQHGTPPMRLRLRRTDRRLIIEVTDGDDHLPRRRRADPADEAGRGIAIVATIASGWGSRRTPGGGKAVWCEFALPRGEH from the coding sequence GTGAACTTCACGCGCTGGAGCGCCCGGCTCCCCGGAACGCAGCGCCGCGCCGCAGCGCGGACCGAGCACACGGTCTCCCCGGACCGACGAGGGGAAGGCTCCGTGCCCGCAGCCCGCGCCGAGCAGCTGACCGACGACACGCCGCCCGCGCTCGCCGTCGACGAGCTGCCGGTGCGCGAGGTCCTCGACCGCGTCCCCGCGCTCGTCGCCCTCGTGCACGGCCCCGAGCACCGCCTTGCGTACGTCAACGACGCCTACACGGCGGCCTTCGGCGTGCGCCCCGTCGGCGAGCCCGCGCACGAGGCGCTGCCCGAGCTGGACGAGCTCGGCCTGCTGCCGCTCCTCGACCAGGTACTGCGCAGCGCGAAGCCCCGCACGGTCAAGTCCCGCAAGGTGAAGAGCGGCCGCTCCTACACCTTCACCTGCACGCCGGTCGACACCTCCCCCGAGGGCCAGGGCGGCGGCGTACTGATCTTCGCCACCGACGTCACCGACCACGCCGAGGCCGCCGAGCGACTGCGTGCCAGCGAGCGCCGCCAGCGCGAAACGGCCGTCACCCTCCAGCGCTCCCTCCTCCCCCAGGAGTTGGAGGAGCCCGACGACCTGCGCATCGCGGCCACCTACCAGCCCGGCGGCACGGAGGCCGCGGTCGGCGGCGACTGGTACGACGTGATCACCCTCGGCGGCGGCCGTACGGCGCTCGTCATCGGCGACGTCATGGGCCGCGGGGTGCGCGCCGCGGCGGTCATGGGCCAGCTCCGTACGGCCGTACGTGCCTACGCCCGCCTAGACCTTCCTCCCCACGAGGTCCTGCAACTCCTCGACGGCCTCGCCACCGAGATCGACGCCAACCAGATCGCCACGTGCGTGTACGCCGTCCACGACCCCAACGAGGGGCGGCTGGTGTACGCCTCGGCGGGCCACCTCCCCATCCTGGTCCGCGACGAGAGCGGCACCGTCCACCGCGCCGACGAGCCCACCGGGCCGCCGCTCGGCACCGGCGGCTGGCTGCACGCCTCGGGCTCGGTGCCGCTGGGTCCCGGCTCCACCGCCGTCCTCTACACCGACGGCCTGGTCGAACGCCGCGACGAGGACCTGGACGAGGGCATCGCCTCCCTGGAGCGCGCCCTCGCCGGCGCCACCGGCACCCCCCAGGTGGTCTGTGACCGCCTTGTCCGTTCGGCGGGTGTCACGGCCGACCACGACGACGACGTGGCGGTCCTGGTCCTCCAGCACCCCGCCCGTACGGGGCCGGACAGCGAGCTCTTCCGAAATGCCGCCCTGGAGCTGCTCGGGGGTGTGGAGGCGGCGCCACGCGCGCGTGCGTTCGCCTCCGGCGTTCTGACGAGCTGGCGTTTTCCGGCCGAGCTGCATGACCTGGGGGTCCTGGCCGCCAGTGAGCTTGTCGCCAACTCGCTGCAACACGGCACGCCACCCATGCGGTTGCGCCTGCGGCGCACTGACCGGCGCCTCATCATCGAGGTCACGGACGGTGATGATCACCTTCCGCGGCGACGCCGTGCCGATCCTGCCGACGAGGCGGGCCGTGGGATCGCCATCGTCGCCACGATTGCCTCCGGCTGGGGGTCGCGGCGTACCCCCGGGGGCGGCAAGGCGGTGTGGTGCGAGTTCGCGCTACCGCGCGGGGAACACTGA
- a CDS encoding class I SAM-dependent methyltransferase has protein sequence MADETGFQLKGSAPERYEQYAAPFMAPFVEAVLDAVDLFPGATVLDLACGTGFAARAAAARVGPAGRVSGADVNDGMVKVARERAPRMYPDIAFTAAPADNLPYEDATFDAVVCQQGVQFFPDLDAAFAETARVTRPGGRFAATTWAARSLIPYFVAQYEAVKEYGGPEIAADYEGAFSGTAERLTTALRTAGFHDVTCREVSFGIAFPPLAEYAPGQLSSTSWGQAIVDNEGDDALVRAGRAVHEHLADRTAPDGSATLPFTANLLTGVR, from the coding sequence ATGGCAGACGAAACGGGCTTTCAGCTCAAAGGAAGTGCTCCTGAGCGCTACGAGCAGTACGCCGCGCCGTTCATGGCCCCCTTCGTGGAGGCGGTGCTGGACGCCGTGGACCTGTTCCCCGGCGCCACGGTCCTGGACCTGGCATGCGGCACAGGCTTCGCGGCCCGCGCGGCAGCCGCCCGGGTCGGCCCGGCGGGGCGCGTCTCGGGCGCGGACGTCAACGACGGCATGGTGAAGGTGGCCAGGGAACGCGCGCCCCGGATGTACCCGGACATCGCGTTCACGGCGGCCCCCGCTGACAACCTCCCCTACGAGGACGCCACCTTCGACGCGGTCGTGTGCCAGCAGGGCGTCCAGTTCTTCCCCGACCTGGATGCCGCCTTCGCGGAGACGGCCCGAGTGACCCGCCCAGGAGGCCGCTTCGCCGCCACCACCTGGGCCGCCAGGAGCCTGATCCCGTACTTCGTGGCCCAGTACGAGGCCGTCAAGGAGTACGGCGGCCCAGAGATCGCCGCGGACTACGAGGGCGCCTTCTCCGGCACCGCCGAACGCCTCACCACCGCCCTGCGCACCGCCGGCTTCCACGACGTCACCTGCCGCGAGGTCAGCTTCGGCATCGCCTTCCCGCCGCTGGCCGAGTACGCCCCCGGCCAGCTCTCGTCGACGTCCTGGGGCCAGGCGATCGTCGACAACGAAGGCGACGACGCCCTCGTACGCGCGGGCCGAGCGGTCCATGAACACCTCGCGGACCGCACCGCCCCCGACGGCAGCGCGACGCTCCCCTTTACGGCCAACCTGCTGACGGGGGTCCGCTGA
- a CDS encoding MFS transporter — protein MGAAMRRIHVGNALSAFGLGFTVPFLYVYVAQVRGLGSMTAGIVLAVFAVAALVVLPFAGRAIVRRGPLPVLLAALVTAALGALSLGLANSATTVLLSAAALGAGQAVMQPALATMIVDCSSADTRSRAFAMQFFLQNLGFGVGGLIGGHIVDTSRPGSFTLLFSIEAAMFLLLVVIMSTVRMPHAPRIKGDAPQAKGGSWKRLLDNRAMVQLSVLGFVLFFACYGQFESGLSAYGVEAAGISTSALGTAMAANTAVIVIAQFAVLRFVERRKRSRVIGAVGLIWAVAWLAAGYAGLGHGSQTMATAAFISTYALFGLGEAMLSPTVAPLVADLAPSGMAGQYNSAFALVKQLALAIGPAVGGPMGASLHGPYIVTFLLFSLGITFLAVRLGRQLTPVQNQPSLAKSRVVAQGGTPAEPVPASA, from the coding sequence ATGGGCGCAGCGATGCGCCGGATCCACGTGGGCAACGCACTCAGCGCGTTCGGGCTCGGCTTTACCGTCCCCTTCCTCTACGTCTATGTGGCGCAGGTTCGGGGACTCGGCTCCATGACGGCGGGCATCGTGCTCGCCGTCTTCGCCGTGGCCGCCCTTGTCGTGTTGCCGTTCGCCGGACGGGCCATCGTCCGGCGCGGCCCGCTGCCGGTGCTGCTCGCCGCTCTGGTCACCGCCGCCTTGGGGGCTCTGAGCCTCGGGCTCGCGAACAGCGCCACGACCGTCCTGCTGTCGGCGGCCGCGCTCGGTGCCGGGCAGGCCGTGATGCAGCCGGCGCTCGCGACGATGATCGTGGACTGCTCCTCGGCGGACACGCGGTCGCGCGCCTTCGCGATGCAGTTCTTCCTGCAGAACCTCGGGTTCGGTGTCGGTGGTCTGATCGGCGGCCACATCGTCGACACCTCGCGGCCGGGGTCGTTCACCCTGCTGTTCTCGATCGAGGCGGCGATGTTCCTGCTGCTCGTCGTGATCATGTCGACCGTACGGATGCCGCACGCGCCGCGGATCAAGGGTGACGCGCCGCAGGCCAAGGGCGGCAGCTGGAAGCGGCTGCTCGACAACCGGGCCATGGTGCAGCTGTCCGTGCTGGGCTTCGTGCTGTTCTTCGCCTGCTACGGACAGTTCGAGTCGGGGCTCTCCGCGTACGGCGTCGAGGCGGCCGGGATCTCCACGTCCGCGCTCGGTACGGCGATGGCCGCGAACACCGCGGTCATCGTGATCGCGCAGTTCGCTGTGCTCAGGTTCGTCGAGCGCAGGAAGCGGTCCCGGGTGATCGGCGCGGTCGGTCTGATCTGGGCCGTCGCGTGGCTCGCGGCCGGGTACGCGGGCCTCGGCCACGGCAGCCAGACCATGGCCACGGCGGCCTTCATCTCGACGTACGCGCTCTTCGGACTCGGCGAGGCGATGCTGTCGCCGACCGTCGCACCGCTGGTCGCCGATCTGGCGCCGTCGGGCATGGCCGGTCAGTACAACTCGGCCTTCGCCCTGGTGAAGCAGCTCGCGCTGGCGATCGGTCCCGCGGTGGGCGGTCCGATGGGGGCGTCGCTGCACGGCCCGTACATCGTGACGTTCCTTCTCTTCTCGCTCGGCATCACGTTCCTGGCCGTGCGGCTCGGTCGGCAGCTCACCCCCGTGCAGAACCAGCCGTCGCTCGCGAAGAGCCGGGTGGTCGCGCAGGGCGGGACACCGGCGGAGCCGGTCCCGGCGAGCGCCTGA
- a CDS encoding MarR family winged helix-turn-helix transcriptional regulator, translating to MGDTPGVSEPTLEEQIAAYQREFQDLDPQVEKIVSALSRLNRRMNVAYGRQTAALGISSAEWEVLKALVLAGAPYRLGPSELAKRLGLTPAAMTHRIDRMVSEGLVTRERDESNRVRVIVELTDEGREKWLEAMRLASVFEEDLLQDLSAEERGVLGEALTRLLRRVEHAQPDAGGRLSDLD from the coding sequence ATGGGCGACACCCCCGGCGTCAGTGAGCCGACACTCGAAGAACAGATCGCCGCGTACCAGCGCGAGTTCCAGGACCTCGACCCCCAGGTCGAGAAGATCGTCTCGGCCCTCTCCCGCCTCAACCGGCGCATGAACGTCGCCTACGGCCGCCAGACCGCCGCACTCGGCATCAGCAGCGCCGAGTGGGAAGTCCTCAAGGCACTCGTCCTCGCCGGCGCCCCGTACCGCCTGGGCCCGAGCGAGCTCGCCAAGCGGCTGGGCCTCACCCCGGCCGCGATGACCCACCGCATCGACCGGATGGTCTCGGAGGGGCTGGTCACCCGGGAGCGCGACGAGTCCAATCGCGTACGCGTCATCGTGGAGCTGACGGACGAGGGGCGCGAGAAGTGGCTTGAGGCGATGCGCCTTGCCTCGGTCTTCGAGGAGGACCTGCTCCAGGACCTGTCCGCCGAGGAGCGCGGCGTCCTGGGCGAGGCTCTGACCCGTCTTCTACGACGCGTGGAGCACGCCCAGCCGGACGCGGGCGGCCGGCTCAGCGACCTCGATTAA
- a CDS encoding bifunctional YncE family protein/alkaline phosphatase family protein — MLAGTAVLATGAAVALAAAGGQGSAGPKDDGTAITPVGYKVTPAGQQAQLGNLPLNAVLSPDKSMLLVSNAGQGTQSLQVVDPGDSEVVQTISYKSPAAIFTGLAFSPDGKRAYVSGGGREIIHTYDVADGRLTEKGSIKLPTKNPDGQAVNMYPAGIAVTPDGKRLVVADRLADAVTVVDVGDGSMATTAVGHDPYAVVLADGGNTAYVTNQGGNTVSVVDVSGAAPVQSDSIEVGTHPNAVVADAEGDTLYVANGDSDQVSVIDAATRKVTRTIGLAPYRHAPVGSNPDALALSEDGRRLYVANSGNNDIAVVDLKEGKTDGLIPTAWYPTAVIAHDGKLYVTNAKGLGAGPNNGPGYPNPTSTAATSPDQYSGSMMKGTLSTVQLDGGNKQLKRWTRTVVANNGFEQKDSPRATGAVVPRRVGEKSPIKHVIYVVKENRTYDQEFGSLSQGNGDASLNLFGDDSAPNARALEQRFVTLDNFYADAEVSAQGWNWTVAANSNPYSEQGWPANYSGRNHSYPSENGDPAIAPNKDPEHAYIWQRLADKGVGFRNYGFYVNADAAGKAAAQDPVLNAGTDHDFGPYNLSCPDSANTFPARGTTCGSPRIEEWKKEFQGYEASGELPAFEMVRLPNDHTSGTKAGMPTPQAYVADNDWALGQLVDEVSHSRFWKSTAIFVTEDDAQNGPDHVDAHRTISQVISPYTQTGRVDSTFYSTASMVRTIELLLGLSPMTQFDAYATPMVNSFTARPRVEAYDAVKPSTDLAAVNTVNSPMAKVSAKQDLTKEDQIDERTFNEAIWKSVRGAGSVMPAPRHDLYGAVPNDQAAELDDDD, encoded by the coding sequence GTGCTGGCAGGTACCGCCGTTCTCGCCACCGGGGCCGCCGTCGCGCTCGCGGCCGCGGGTGGGCAGGGCTCCGCAGGTCCGAAGGACGATGGAACGGCCATCACCCCCGTCGGCTACAAAGTCACCCCCGCCGGCCAACAGGCCCAGCTCGGGAACCTCCCGCTCAACGCGGTGCTGTCGCCCGACAAGAGCATGCTCCTGGTGAGCAACGCCGGTCAGGGCACCCAGTCCTTGCAGGTGGTCGACCCCGGGGACTCGGAGGTCGTGCAGACCATCTCGTACAAGAGCCCAGCGGCGATCTTCACCGGGCTCGCCTTCAGTCCCGACGGCAAGCGCGCGTACGTCAGTGGGGGCGGGCGCGAGATCATCCACACGTATGACGTGGCGGACGGGCGGCTGACGGAGAAGGGCTCCATCAAGCTGCCCACGAAGAACCCCGACGGGCAGGCCGTGAACATGTATCCGGCCGGGATCGCCGTGACGCCCGACGGGAAGCGGCTCGTCGTGGCCGACCGGCTGGCGGACGCGGTGACCGTGGTCGATGTCGGCGACGGTTCGATGGCGACCACGGCTGTGGGGCACGACCCGTACGCCGTCGTGCTCGCTGATGGCGGGAACACCGCGTATGTCACCAATCAGGGTGGCAACACCGTCAGCGTGGTGGATGTCAGTGGGGCGGCTCCCGTGCAGAGTGACTCCATCGAGGTGGGGACGCATCCCAACGCCGTGGTCGCCGACGCCGAGGGGGACACCCTCTACGTCGCCAATGGGGACAGTGATCAGGTCAGCGTCATCGATGCCGCGACGCGCAAGGTCACGCGGACCATCGGGCTCGCGCCGTACCGGCACGCTCCCGTCGGCAGCAATCCCGACGCGCTCGCGCTCTCCGAGGACGGGCGGCGGCTCTACGTCGCCAACTCGGGGAACAACGACATCGCTGTCGTAGACCTGAAGGAGGGGAAGACGGACGGGCTGATCCCGACCGCCTGGTATCCGACGGCCGTCATCGCGCATGACGGGAAGTTGTATGTCACCAATGCCAAGGGGCTGGGAGCGGGGCCGAACAACGGGCCCGGGTATCCCAACCCGACGTCCACCGCGGCGACTTCGCCCGACCAGTATTCCGGGTCGATGATGAAGGGGACCCTGTCGACCGTCCAACTGGACGGCGGGAACAAGCAGTTGAAACGGTGGACGCGGACCGTCGTCGCCAACAACGGGTTCGAGCAGAAGGACAGTCCGCGGGCGACCGGGGCGGTCGTGCCGCGACGGGTCGGGGAGAAGTCGCCGATCAAGCACGTCATTTACGTGGTGAAGGAGAACCGGACCTACGACCAGGAGTTCGGCTCGCTGAGCCAGGGCAACGGGGACGCCTCGCTCAACCTGTTCGGGGACGACTCCGCGCCCAACGCCCGTGCGCTGGAGCAGCGGTTCGTGACGCTGGACAACTTCTACGCGGACGCCGAGGTGAGCGCGCAGGGGTGGAACTGGACCGTGGCCGCCAACTCCAACCCGTACAGCGAGCAGGGATGGCCCGCCAACTACTCGGGGCGCAACCACTCGTATCCGTCCGAGAACGGTGACCCGGCCATCGCGCCCAACAAGGATCCCGAGCACGCGTACATCTGGCAGCGGCTCGCGGACAAGGGCGTCGGCTTCCGCAACTACGGGTTCTACGTGAACGCGGACGCGGCGGGGAAGGCCGCGGCCCAGGATCCGGTGCTGAACGCCGGGACCGACCACGACTTCGGGCCGTACAACCTCAGTTGCCCCGACTCGGCGAACACCTTCCCCGCGCGCGGTACGACCTGTGGGAGCCCGCGGATCGAGGAGTGGAAGAAGGAGTTCCAGGGGTACGAGGCGAGCGGGGAGCTGCCCGCCTTCGAGATGGTGCGGCTGCCGAACGACCACACCTCGGGGACCAAGGCCGGCATGCCGACCCCGCAGGCGTACGTCGCCGACAACGACTGGGCGCTCGGGCAGCTGGTCGACGAGGTCTCGCACTCCAGGTTCTGGAAGTCGACGGCGATCTTCGTGACCGAGGACGACGCGCAGAACGGGCCCGACCATGTGGACGCGCATCGGACGATCTCGCAGGTCATCAGCCCGTACACGCAGACCGGGCGGGTCGACTCGACCTTCTACAGCACCGCCTCGATGGTGCGGACGATCGAGCTGCTGCTCGGGCTGTCGCCGATGACGCAGTTCGACGCGTACGCGACGCCGATGGTGAACTCGTTCACGGCGCGGCCGCGTGTCGAGGCGTACGACGCTGTGAAGCCGTCGACCGATCTGGCGGCTGTGAACACGGTCAACTCGCCCATGGCGAAGGTGTCCGCGAAACAGGACCTCACCAAGGAGGACCAGATCGACGAGCGGACCTTCAACGAGGCGATCTGGAAGAGCGTGCGGGGAGCCGGGTCCGTGATGCCCGCGCCTCGGCATGATCTGTACGGGGCTGTGCCCAATGACCAGGCCGCGGAACTGGATGACGACGACTGA
- a CDS encoding CDP-alcohol phosphatidyltransferase family protein has translation MTKVQLEELREVIHPAGKLESRAEHWAGRLYMRALSLRVTRLMLGTRVSPNQITTVMVFAGVLSGVALVIPGLGGAVLSVVFMQLYLLLDCVDGEVARWRRQFSPLGVYLDRLGAYLADAAVMVGMGIRAAELGLDPYLVAGLAAAIGVLLLKSSSDLVHVARSDSGMEKATDQSVVPRSSGLAQVRRLASAVGLHRLVNGIECTILLLVTAVVDLALGDLTATKIATVAVTAIVWLLVPAHIVSIVASSRLK, from the coding sequence ATGACCAAGGTCCAACTAGAGGAACTCCGCGAGGTCATCCACCCTGCGGGCAAGCTGGAGAGCAGGGCGGAACACTGGGCCGGCCGCCTCTACATGCGTGCGCTCTCCCTGCGGGTGACCCGCCTGATGCTGGGCACGCGCGTCTCGCCGAACCAGATCACGACGGTGATGGTCTTCGCGGGCGTGCTCTCCGGGGTGGCCCTGGTCATCCCCGGCCTGGGCGGCGCCGTACTCTCCGTCGTCTTCATGCAGCTGTACCTGCTGCTGGACTGCGTGGACGGCGAAGTGGCCCGCTGGCGGCGCCAGTTCAGCCCGCTCGGCGTCTACCTGGACCGTCTCGGCGCCTACCTCGCCGACGCCGCCGTCATGGTCGGCATGGGCATCCGCGCCGCCGAACTCGGCCTGGACCCCTACCTGGTGGCCGGCCTGGCGGCGGCGATCGGTGTGCTGCTCCTGAAGTCGTCCTCCGACCTGGTCCACGTGGCCCGCTCCGACAGCGGCATGGAGAAGGCCACCGACCAGTCCGTCGTGCCGCGCTCCAGCGGCCTCGCCCAGGTCCGCCGCCTCGCCTCGGCCGTCGGCCTCCACCGCCTGGTCAACGGCATCGAGTGCACCATCCTGCTGCTCGTGACGGCCGTCGTCGACCTGGCGCTCGGCGACCTGACGGCGACGAAGATCGCGACCGTCGCCGTGACGGCGATCGTCTGGCTGCTCGTCCCCGCGCACATCGTCTCGATCGTCGCGTCGTCCCGCCTGAAGTAA
- a CDS encoding GNAT family N-acetyltransferase: MNLVIRSIRADEWAKVKELRLDALKDPVAHLAFLESYEEGLAKPDAFWQERAAGAAEGTTERQQFIAEDADGVWGGSVTVLVEEPGERDFNDVVVEQRQGHLVGVYVRPEHRGSAVGVTGALFDAALEWSWRIGLDRVRLFVHEKNGRAEAFYRKAGFVPSGRTVPAPGDAGELELELVIERADAGAR; this comes from the coding sequence ATGAACCTCGTGATCCGTTCCATACGTGCCGACGAGTGGGCCAAGGTGAAGGAGCTCCGGCTCGACGCCCTGAAGGACCCTGTCGCGCATCTCGCGTTCCTGGAGAGCTACGAGGAGGGCCTCGCCAAGCCCGACGCGTTCTGGCAGGAGCGGGCGGCCGGGGCGGCCGAGGGGACGACGGAGCGGCAGCAGTTCATCGCCGAGGACGCGGACGGGGTGTGGGGCGGGTCCGTGACCGTGCTGGTCGAGGAGCCCGGGGAGCGGGACTTCAACGACGTCGTGGTCGAGCAGCGCCAGGGGCACCTGGTGGGGGTCTACGTGCGGCCCGAGCACCGGGGGAGTGCGGTCGGTGTGACCGGGGCGCTCTTCGACGCCGCCCTTGAGTGGTCCTGGCGCATCGGGCTCGATCGCGTACGGCTCTTCGTGCACGAGAAGAACGGCCGGGCGGAGGCGTTCTACCGGAAGGCCGGGTTCGTGCCGAGTGGGCGGACCGTGCCGGCGCCGGGGGATGCCGGGGAGCTGGAGCTGGAGCTGGTGATCGAGCGGGCGGACGCGGGGGCCCGCTAG
- a CDS encoding type IV secretory system conjugative DNA transfer family protein: MRQDQRDGRREGEGGIPDGLLVGVLAFLLGMTLMVWTATGLAGWFSRGAWPHAVTFAHTPLAMRHLIGQPHDVAGAWPDTPAAQLSGYGLFWGLFIGQLMVLLVLTVFVLGTVVRWRAGRARRRAEATAEVAPVVPRQAEEPRPTMAAWTAPSATDGERVGGWETIRAEGAAPTAPDATDGKRAGGWAKTRAAGPVILAPPESRHTTATQAVRDAEGPALIITSNPATWSETKDARAKLGPVLLYDPTHLCDTPARLHWSPSTGCEDKATAAARATALLAPVRPTAKVDQPMADVAETLLRSYLHAAAVEGKPFRHVHRWAQGTQVQDAVRALRTNPKAASGAAGELEAALTSHTERRDIAQELTARALSSLFTVNIRESCTANRTDSLALDSFVNEGGTLYVVGEPIEDPKANPGAMPLLTALASSVVERGRRMAERSSSGRLDPPLTLVLDDVAAVAPLPQLPDLLAMGADRGLPTLALLRSQEQARSRWPQYELPL; the protein is encoded by the coding sequence ATGAGACAGGACCAGCGCGACGGGCGTCGCGAAGGGGAAGGCGGCATCCCCGACGGGCTGTTGGTCGGGGTACTGGCCTTCCTTCTCGGCATGACGCTGATGGTGTGGACGGCGACGGGCCTCGCGGGCTGGTTCTCCCGCGGCGCCTGGCCACACGCCGTCACCTTCGCCCATACCCCCCTGGCCATGCGCCACCTCATCGGCCAACCGCACGACGTGGCGGGCGCCTGGCCGGACACCCCGGCCGCCCAGCTCTCCGGATACGGGCTCTTCTGGGGCCTGTTCATCGGCCAGCTGATGGTGCTGCTGGTGCTGACGGTGTTCGTGCTGGGGACGGTGGTTCGGTGGCGGGCGGGAAGGGCCAGGCGGAGGGCGGAGGCGACAGCTGAGGTCGCGCCGGTGGTGCCGAGGCAGGCGGAGGAACCGCGGCCGACGATGGCTGCTTGGACGGCTCCCTCTGCAACTGACGGTGAACGGGTGGGCGGGTGGGAAACCATCCGCGCCGAAGGCGCGGCTCCGACGGCTCCCGATGCAACGGACGGTAAACGGGCGGGCGGGTGGGCAAAAACGCGCGCCGCAGGCCCGGTAATCCTGGCCCCGCCAGAGTCCCGCCACACCACCGCGACCCAAGCCGTACGGGACGCGGAAGGCCCAGCCCTCATCATCACCTCGAACCCCGCCACCTGGTCGGAGACCAAGGACGCCAGAGCCAAACTGGGCCCCGTCCTCCTCTACGACCCCACGCACCTGTGCGACACCCCGGCCCGCCTCCACTGGTCCCCATCAACCGGCTGCGAGGACAAGGCAACGGCAGCAGCGAGAGCCACCGCCCTCCTCGCCCCCGTACGCCCCACCGCCAAGGTCGACCAGCCCATGGCAGACGTAGCGGAAACGCTCCTGCGCAGCTACCTGCACGCCGCCGCCGTGGAGGGCAAACCCTTCCGCCACGTCCACCGCTGGGCCCAGGGCACCCAGGTCCAGGACGCCGTACGAGCCCTCCGTACCAACCCCAAGGCCGCATCGGGCGCCGCCGGCGAACTCGAAGCCGCCCTCACCTCGCACACCGAACGCCGCGACATCGCCCAGGAGTTGACGGCCCGCGCGCTGTCCTCCCTCTTCACGGTCAACATCCGCGAGTCATGCACTGCAAATCGAACTGACAGCCTCGCCTTGGATTCCTTCGTGAACGAAGGGGGCACGCTTTATGTGGTCGGTGAACCCATCGAGGACCCCAAGGCGAACCCCGGCGCCATGCCGCTCCTGACGGCCCTCGCCTCAAGCGTGGTCGAGCGCGGCCGGCGCATGGCCGAACGGTCATCCTCCGGTCGCCTCGACCCACCACTTACGCTCGTCCTGGACGACGTCGCGGCCGTGGCCCCGCTCCCCCAGCTCCCGGACCTCCTGGCCATGGGAGCGGACCGGGGCCTGCCGACGCTGGCCCTCCTCCGCTCCCAGGAGCAGGCGCGGTCCCGCTGGCCCCAGTACGAACTCCCCCTCTAG